One window of Leptotrichia sp. oral taxon 498 genomic DNA carries:
- the lon gene encoding endopeptidase La has product MSNKPYIATRELVIFPETVTPIFIGREASLKSLDEAINNFDGKLVLSMQKDTEMEEPKLPKDVYTTGVLVKIIQSVEMPNGNIKILVESKSKVVINKFEKQNGVIFCEYEKIFLRPISESKSQALRKKVLEKFSEYAKKTQKILPDIVQNINGIEDVEKVFNLICTHLPIKSVTKQEILEITDIEKCALKILEVLSIEMEVFVLDMNIESRVKEQMAELQKNYYLREKIKVIKDELGEEIDNEEDAQELDGRIKNSKIPKDLKEKLLKEVSRLRKMPDFSSEASVIRSYVETVLDLPWSKSTKDEIDIEKAKEILDEDHYGLEEVKERILEFLAVKKLNNTLKGSIICLVGPPGVGKTSLAHSVARAMNRKFTRISLGGVRDEAEIRGHRRTYVGAMPGRIVNSLKQVGVNNPVMLFDEIDKMASDFRGDPASAMLEVLDPAQNNNFEDHYIDHTFDLSKVFFICTANDLGGIPGPLRDRMEIIFIESYTEFEKLNIAKRYLIPQTQEENGLKDYKIPFSDASILKIINEYTREAGVRNLKREIGKLFRKMAKEAVLSKTKKLSVTETKIKKYLGNVKYRPDKIRKEEGKVGVVNGLAWTVVGGTTLEVQAVKMDGKGRLQLTGKLGDVMKESAQVAYSYVRYIKDKLGIKENFYEKCDVHLHFPEGAVPKDGPSAGITITTAIISVLTNKEVRQDVAMTGEITITGEVLAVGGIKEKVIGAHRVGIREVVLPFDNKIDTEELPKEISKQMKFYFAKTYDDVKKIVFKDEKKAKKVVTKKVAKKISEKKENKVI; this is encoded by the coding sequence ATGTCAAATAAACCATATATAGCGACGAGAGAATTAGTTATATTTCCAGAAACTGTAACGCCGATTTTTATTGGAAGAGAAGCTAGTTTAAAAAGTCTGGACGAAGCGATAAATAATTTTGACGGGAAATTAGTTCTTTCAATGCAAAAGGATACGGAGATGGAAGAGCCAAAATTACCGAAAGATGTTTATACAACAGGTGTTTTAGTAAAAATAATCCAATCTGTTGAAATGCCGAATGGGAATATAAAAATTTTGGTTGAATCAAAATCTAAAGTTGTAATAAATAAATTTGAAAAACAAAATGGTGTAATTTTTTGTGAATATGAAAAAATATTTTTAAGACCTATTTCTGAGAGCAAATCTCAGGCATTGAGAAAAAAAGTTTTGGAAAAATTTTCAGAATATGCGAAAAAGACGCAAAAAATTTTGCCAGACATTGTTCAAAATATAAATGGGATTGAAGATGTAGAAAAAGTTTTTAATTTAATTTGTACACATCTGCCAATAAAATCAGTTACAAAGCAGGAAATTTTAGAAATTACGGATATTGAAAAATGTGCTCTAAAAATTTTGGAAGTATTGAGTATTGAAATGGAAGTATTTGTACTGGATATGAATATTGAGAGCCGTGTAAAGGAGCAGATGGCAGAGTTACAGAAGAATTACTACTTGCGAGAAAAAATTAAAGTTATAAAAGATGAGCTGGGCGAAGAAATTGACAATGAAGAAGATGCGCAAGAATTGGATGGAAGAATTAAAAATTCTAAAATCCCAAAAGATTTGAAGGAAAAACTTTTGAAGGAAGTGTCAAGACTTAGAAAAATGCCTGATTTCTCTTCAGAAGCATCGGTTATTAGAAGTTATGTTGAAACGGTTTTAGATTTGCCTTGGAGCAAGTCGACGAAAGATGAAATTGATATTGAAAAAGCAAAAGAAATATTGGATGAGGACCACTACGGTTTAGAAGAAGTTAAAGAGAGAATCTTAGAATTTTTGGCAGTTAAAAAATTGAATAATACGTTAAAAGGTTCAATTATCTGTCTTGTTGGACCTCCAGGTGTTGGAAAAACTTCGCTTGCGCACTCAGTTGCTCGTGCGATGAACAGAAAATTTACAAGAATTTCGCTTGGTGGAGTCAGAGATGAAGCTGAAATTCGTGGACATAGAAGAACTTATGTGGGAGCTATGCCAGGAAGAATTGTAAATTCGCTGAAACAAGTTGGAGTAAATAATCCTGTTATGTTGTTTGACGAAATTGATAAAATGGCATCTGATTTTAGAGGAGATCCAGCATCTGCTATGCTTGAGGTGCTAGATCCCGCACAAAATAACAATTTTGAGGACCATTACATAGATCACACTTTTGACTTGTCCAAAGTATTTTTCATTTGTACAGCAAACGACTTGGGTGGAATTCCAGGACCATTAAGGGATAGAATGGAGATAATTTTTATCGAATCGTATACAGAATTTGAGAAATTAAATATTGCAAAAAGATATTTAATTCCACAAACTCAAGAAGAAAATGGATTGAAAGATTATAAAATTCCATTTTCAGATGCTTCGATTTTAAAGATTATTAACGAATATACGAGAGAAGCTGGAGTTAGAAACTTAAAAAGAGAAATTGGGAAATTATTTAGAAAGATGGCAAAGGAAGCAGTTCTTTCAAAAACTAAAAAATTGTCGGTTACAGAAACAAAAATTAAAAAATATTTGGGAAATGTCAAATATAGACCTGATAAGATTAGAAAAGAAGAAGGAAAAGTTGGAGTTGTAAATGGACTTGCATGGACAGTTGTCGGAGGAACTACATTGGAAGTTCAGGCGGTTAAAATGGATGGAAAAGGAAGGCTGCAGCTCACTGGAAAATTGGGAGATGTGATGAAGGAATCTGCTCAAGTTGCCTATTCTTATGTGAGATATATAAAAGATAAATTGGGAATAAAAGAAAACTTTTATGAAAAATGCGATGTTCACTTACATTTTCCTGAAGGAGCGGTGCCAAAAGATGGACCTTCTGCGGGAATTACAATAACTACAGCGATAATTTCTGTCTTGACAAATAAAGAAGTGAGACAAGATGTAGCAATGACTGGAGAAATCACGATTACAGGAGAAGTTTTAGCAGTCGGTGGAATTAAGGAAAAAGTTATAGGAGCGCACAGAGTTGGAATAAGAGAAGTTGTACTGCCTTTTGACAATAAAATCGATACGGAAGAATTGCCAAAGGAAATATCGAAACAAATGAAATTTTATTTTGCCAAAACTTACGACGATGTTAAAAAAATAGTTTTTAAAGATGAAAAAAAAGCGAAAAAAGTTGTAACTAAAAAAGTGGCAAAAAAGATTTCTGAAAAAAAAGAAAATAAAGTAATATAA
- a CDS encoding CGGC domain-containing protein, whose translation MDLSKIKLVIIIQCEIAKRRCSGYHCSQSFYERSGGFSKYPLEQDIRLLMFQCGGCNGKGINSLLSNVNKCIKKEGKITPEEVAIHFASCVTLDNHHSSRCMFLNHMKQQVLKTPFRDSLILEDTWYSKTATRRRAEGIYKTNKS comes from the coding sequence ATGGATTTATCAAAAATTAAATTGGTTATAATAATTCAATGTGAAATTGCAAAAAGACGCTGTAGTGGGTATCATTGCAGCCAGTCATTTTATGAGAGAAGCGGTGGATTTTCAAAATATCCATTGGAGCAAGATATAAGACTTCTTATGTTTCAATGTGGAGGATGTAATGGAAAAGGAATAAATTCCCTTTTGTCGAATGTGAATAAATGTATTAAAAAAGAAGGAAAGATTACACCTGAAGAAGTGGCTATACACTTTGCTTCCTGTGTTACACTTGACAATCATCATTCTTCCAGATGTATGTTTTTAAATCATATGAAACAGCAAGTTTTAAAAACTCCTTTTAGAGATTCGCTTATTTTGGAAGATACTTGGTATTCTAAAACTGCGACTAGGAGACGTGCGGAAGGCATTTATAAAACAAATAAAAGCTAA